A DNA window from Hypanus sabinus isolate sHypSab1 chromosome 27, sHypSab1.hap1, whole genome shotgun sequence contains the following coding sequences:
- the agtrap gene encoding type-1 angiotensin II receptor-associated protein, giving the protein MALPVINLKMIIFVHWLLTTWGCLYFWLPEPYIWSNYAVLAIGVWAIAQRDSIDAIFMYLVGTIITILLDIIHIAINYEKFNNINVQRDQFRFSVGMAILSLLLKPVSCLFVYQMYKQRGGDCYINIGFPGLSGSRDRTSYQTIGEQEPHHQPTSS; this is encoded by the exons ATGATCATCTTTGTGCACTGGCTTCTAACAACCTG GGGCTGTTTGTATTTCTGGCTTCCAGAACCGTACATCTGGAGTAATTATGCTGTTCTGGCCATTGGGGTTTGGGCCATTGCACAGAGAGACTCCATTGATGCCATTTTCATG TATTTAGTTGGCACAATAATCACCATCCTCTTGGACATAATCCACATTGCAATCAACTATGAGAAATTCAATAACAtcaatgtacagagggatcaGTTCCGCTTCAGTGTTGGTATGGCCATTTTGAGCCTCCTCCTGAAACCAGTTTCCTGTCTCTTTGTGTATCAGATGTACAAGCAGCGAGGAGGAGATTGCTATATAAACATTG GTTTTCCAGGTTTATCTGGTAGTCGAGATCGAACTTCGTACCAGACCATTGGTGAGCAGGAGCCTCACCACCAGCCTACTTCCTCATAG